A genomic segment from Daphnia pulex isolate KAP4 chromosome 5, ASM2113471v1 encodes:
- the LOC124193629 gene encoding nuclear transcription factor Y subunit gamma-like: MVQTAATEATQALNSFWPKVAEDVKILNNNDFKQQELPLARIKKIMKLDDDVKMISAEAPVLFSKAAELFITELTLRAWIHTEDNKRRTLQRNDIAMAISKYDQFDFLIDIVPRDELKPQKAREETPSRPASNIPDQVQYYLQLAQQNQQALQQATQQPQPASLGGSAIGGQQQTIQIVQGGGQIQTISVMPATQLVQATPQAAAAANPISITNSPNATQQPATQLALQGLNLQQHQQQQQQQQQQQQQQQQQQQQTQQQQLGGIQIVQQIVGPNGEIQQIPLQLSAQQLQMIRMQLGAAGNGQQIVLQTSAPQQGQQE, encoded by the exons ATGGTCCAAACTGCTGCGACTGAAGCTACTCAAGCATTGAACAGTTTCTGGCCTAAAGTTGCTGAGGATGTAAAAATTCTTAACAAT aatGATTTCAAGCAACAAGAACTACCACTGGCCAGAATTAAGAAGATCATGAAACTCGATGATGATGTGAAAATGATAAGTGCGGAAGCCCCTGTTCTGTTCTCAAAGGCAGCTGAACTTTTCATCACAGAACTGACATTGCGTGCTTGGATTCATACAGaagacaacaaaagaagaacacTGCAGAGAAATGACATTGCCATGGCTATTTCCAAATATGATCAGTTTGATTTCCTAATTGACATTGTTCCTAGAGATGAATTAAAACCTCAAAAAGCACGTGAAGAAACTCCTTCAAGGCCTGCATCTAATATTCCAGATCAG GTTCAATACTATCTTCAACTTGCCCAACAAAATCAACAAGCACTTCAGCAAGCTACTCAGCAGCCTCAACCTGCATCATTAGGTGGTTCTGCTATTGGTGGCCAACAACAGACTATTCAAATTGTTCAAGGTGGAGGGCAAATTCAAACCATTAGTGTCATGCCAGCAACTCAATTGGTACAAGCAACACCAcaagcagcagctgctgcaaATCCCATATCCATTACAAATTCTCCCAATGCAACACAACAGCCAGCTACTCAATTAGCACTTCAAGGATTAAATCTCCAGcaacatcagcaacaacagcagcagcagcagcaacaacaacaacaacaacagcagcagcagcagcaaacacagcaacaacaacttggAGGAATTCAAATTGTTCAGCAGATTGTTGGTCCCAATGGAGAGATCCAACAAATTCCG CTTCAACTCTCCGCACAACAACTTCAAATGATTCGGATGCAACTTGGGGCTGCAGGAAATGGACAGCAAATTGTTCTTCAAACTTCTGCACCTCAGCAGGGTCAACAAGAGTAG
- the LOC124193622 gene encoding toll-like receptor 2, translated as MVVRSVAELWLATAAYALWLLMPLFFLFSSVDSHFVNSSLVPMPSAVRNYTLNTIDVRMLYESGDCACFCKLTREWTVCVGKDCLNVPRTINIFNRRLKVTGTEIATIGPLDFARYSDLLELQLDGNLLTNIENGTFANLSQLVNLSISSNRLASISPDAFRGLVSLRSLRLMKNRFLALSGVVPSLVPLTALRFLSLSDNTLSRVDAADFIPLRHSQLEALDLSNCDLKYIGSEAFMPFKKLQRLILSENTMPEDNLIYLIHTMQETGLKALDLSQLRFAGSPPRTLLEALSRTDVEELNLSKNTLPRLSPKIFPLMPRIRDLDLSACGIISIENGTFSLMPLLMRLNLAQNGLEDIPPAVMILPQLQWLSLSGNSGSAYEYGGGELKLEDGNFALMSNLTYLDLSFNRVGQVTREIFDGLSRLEELNLKNNSLYRLSEGCFHPLVSLKILHLDGNAFGKQNFSRSTFYGLNSLEFLNMDRCKLSFTDQEAIFAGAPRLRHLSMRDNQIVSFGSRNPFADATSLVSVDLFKNRIRGWDTQLFAGSPDLDVLNLAENQISTVSKAMMADIANLSEVDLLGNPIDCDCNLEPLRRYALYHEDTEDSNLLIKADHCSSPDKWRFQPITSFLLELDPDHCYYNIQASTDDQDPDVDADYSSFISRPHVIALYILIPTVCLSMLVGYAIYRSRWVIRYYMFRKRLSQTNLMSSSSMAELEGNFKYDAFVSYSNVDHAFVARMVGMLENAPPHYKLCVYERDFTAGNVLNDCIMQSIATSRKVVLVISENFIQSHWCLWELHLAQHSLLEDKRNGLVLVVVGKLKLNQCPPTLRFLMKTRIYLEWDLDPSKQRVFWERLRDALAPSSLQKSISLPDAG; from the coding sequence ATGGTGGTCCGATCCGTGGCAGAATTGTGGCTGGCGACTGCAGCATATGCGTTATGGTTGTTGATgccattgtttttcttattttcgtcGGTCGACTCCCATTTCGTCAACAGCAGTTTAGTGCCCATGCCCAGCGCCGTGCGCAATTATACGCTGAACACCATCGATGTGCGGATGCTCTACGAATCCGGTGACTGTGCGTGTTTCTGCAAATTAACTCGTGAGTGGACCGTCTGTGTCGGCAAAGACTGTCTCAATGTCCCTCGAACCATCAACATATTCAACCGACGATTGAAAGTGACCGGAACGGAAATCGCCACCATTGGTCCGTTGGATTTCGCTCGATACTCTGATTTGCTGGAGCTGCAATTAGATGGCAATCTTCTCACGAATATCGAGAACGGAACGTTCGCCAATCTGAGCCAGTTGGTCAATTTGAGCATTTCATCGAATCGGTTGGCCTCCATCTCGCCGGACGCCTTTCGCGGTCTGGTCAGTCTGCGGTCCCTGCGGCTCATGAAGAACCGTTTTCTGGCTCTTTCTGGTGTTGTTCCATCCCTAGTCCCGCTGACCGCCCTTCGATTCCTGTCACTCAGCGACAACACGCTGAGTCGGGTGGATGCGGCCGACTTTATACCCTTGCGCCATTCGCAACTTGAAGCTCTCGATTTGAGCAATTGCGATCTCAAATACATCGGTTCCGAGGCGTTTATGCCATTCAAGAAACTCCAGCGGCTGATACTCAGCGAGAATACGATGCCAGAAgacaatttgatttatttgatccACACGATGCAGGAGACTGGACTCAAAGCGCTGGATTTGTCTCAGTTGCGCTTCGCCGGAAGTCCACCGCGAACACTACTCGAAGCCCTGTCTCGTACGGATGTCGAGGAACTGAATTTGAGCAAAAATACGCTGCCCAGACTCAGTCCTAAAATATTCCCGCTCATGCCACGCATTCGTGACCTGGACTTGAGCGCCTGCGGCATTATCAGCATTGAGAACGGCACCTTCAGCCTAATGCCACTTCTCATGCGACTCAACTTGGCCCAGAACGGACTAGAAGACATACCACCGGCCGTCATGATCCTGCCACAACTGCAGTGGCTCAGTCTGAGCGGAAATTCCGGTTCTGCGTACGAATATGGCGGTGGCGAGCTGAAATTGGAGGATGGCAACTTTGCTCTCATGTCCAACTTGACGTATTTGGACTTATCATTCAATCGAGTTGGCCAAGTGACTCGTGAAATCTTTGACGGACTGTCCCGGCTCGAGGAGCTCAACCTCAAGAACAACTCGCTCTACAGACTATCAGAAGGTTGTTTCCATCCGTTGGTTTCACTGAAAATTCTTCACTTGGATGGCAACGCTTTCGGCAAGCAAAACTTCAGCCGGTCCACATTTTATGGCTTAAACAGTCTTGAATTTCTAAATATGGATCGGTGCAAATTATCCTTCACCGACCAGGAAGCCATTTTTGCCGGTGCTCCTCGTCTCAGGCACCTGAGTATGCGGGATAACCAAATCGTTTCTTTCGGGAGCCGCAATCCTTTTGCGGACGCCACTAGTCTCGTCAGTGTTGATCTATTCAAAAACCGTATCCGCGGTTGGGACACGCAGCTCTTTGCCGGCTCGCCCGACCTGGACGTGCTCAATTTGGCCGAAAATCAAATCTCCACCGTTTCCAAAGCTATGATGGCCGACATCGCCAATCTCTCCGAAGTCGATCTGCTCGGCAACCCCATCGATTGCGACTGCAACTTGGAACCTTTGCGTCGCTACGCTCTCTACCACGAAGACACCGAAGATAGCAACCTACTCATCAAAGCTGACCACTGCTCATCGCCAGACAAGTGGCGCTTCCAACCCATCACCAGTTTTCTGTTGGAACTCGATCCAGACCATTGCTATTACAACATTCAAGCGTCCACCGACGATCAAGACCCGGACGTCGATGCCGACTACTCGTCGTTCATTAGCCGACCGCACGTGATCGCCCTTTACATTCTGATTCCCACCGTGTGTCTGTCCATGCTGGTGGGCTATGCCATCTACAGGAGTCGTTGGGTGATTCGCTATTACATGTTCCGCAAGAGGTTGAGCCAAACGAATTTGATGAGTTCCTCGTCCATGGCTGAGTTGGAAGGCAACTTCAAGTACGACGCCTTCGTTTCCTACAGCAATGTGGATCACGCTTTTGTCGCCCGGATGGTGGGTATGCTGGAGAACGCTCCGCCTCACTATAAACTCTGCGTCTACGAGCGGGATTTCACGGCCGGAAACGTGCTTAACGACTGCATCATGCAGAGCATCGCTACCAGTCGCAAAGTGGTGCTCGTCATCAGTGAGAATTTCATCCAGTCGCATTGGTGCTTGTGGGAACTGCATCTGGCCCAGCATTCGCTGCTGGAAGACAAGAGGAACGGACTCGTTTTGGTTGTCGTCGGCAAATTGAAGCTCAACCAATGTCCGCCCACGTTGCGGTTCCTCATGAAGACGCGAATCTACCTGGAATGGGATCTCGATCCATCCAAGCAGCGCGTTTTCTGGGAGCGGCTACGAGATGCTTTGGCTCCTTCCTCTTTACAGAAATCCATTTCCTTGCCGGACGCTGGATGA
- the LOC124193624 gene encoding ankyrin repeat domain-containing protein 12-like has protein sequence MDHSYSSNVNKSSPVTNNMKPLRETQLTERQQMAMLLQMTSEDNATPTRRGRNDFESPCSGQKSVNRRNERGETQLHVAAIRGDVHKVRALISQGADVNTEDYAGWTPLHEAANRGLVGVARELLKSGAKVNVTGLDGVTPLHDASVNGHTAMIALLLRYGANSSLKTSSHKTALDLAASPQVIRLLAQDNLQEEGTTDENSPEGLSSHTVDSSWKIQKQTPRSRIVRNLRLDCLSPSQTHVISRDKMEPNISVTTEENKDAKLPTENETVMAASALNSEEGVKEEAKETEPTSETPTTQKRTLDGEEEDEDSKKKRRKEESKETKPRAGSSARSKDRKSPNTVQTDGPPNDSDDDKKEPPQKVPPLKIVLSNSNEVDTSVRSKSGNGRGSLAYVVSTSDEKNENSNGGSEKGEEKVTDSKDGEKSGTSSNGGRVTRSSQRAAATAAHSTPTSGQNSANQSPTSSPTQNPTNQTPSPDPGEMASTEQPPATSVPKTEEVKTEEPVVEVHPRKRKLRPREPEPPAEPVVAATEKTVQQPPENVTPPLPLTNCYEMYFSIRKQIERRHRNLLPVQPKPPQGFKDYLMNRCTYVIAGNAASRLSVPVVSPPPSLPPPMRDLFAEQEKERYRLRMQHLIEKEKLVLSVEQEILRVHGRAARALANQSLPFSVCTLLKDQEVYSALTPEQEEKDRNARSRYNGRLFLSWLQDVDDKWEKIKESMLLRHHNEAESLHAVQRMDWEWKIKELGLCEPQNKPVVDELHVPMVNVSDDFDFNYNSN, from the exons ATGGATCACAGCTATTCATCAAATGTGAACAAAAGTTCACCTGTCACCAACAACATGAAGCCACTCAGGGAAACTCAGCTTACTGAGAGACAACAAATGGCTATGCTTCTTCAGATGACTTCTGAAGACAATGCCACACCTAccagaagaggaagaaatgattttgaatCACCATGTTCAGGACAGAAATCTGTTAACCGAAGAAATGAGAGGGGTGAGACTCAGCTACATGTTGCTGCCATTCGGGGAGATGTTCACAAAGTCAGAGCATTGATATCCCAAGGGGCTGATGTAAATACTGAAGATTATGCAG GTTGGACACCATTGCATGAGGCTGCAAATCGTGGCCTGGTTGGTGTAGCTAGAGAACTTCTCAAAAGTGGAGCTAAAGTAAATGTGACAGGACTTGATGGTGTTACTCCATTACATGATGCATCAGTCAATG GTCATACAGCCATGATAGCTCTCTTATTACGGTATGGAGCAAATTCATCTCTGAAAACATCTTCACATAAAACAGCTTTAGATCTAGCAGCCTCTCCTCAAGTAATAAGGCTACTTGCTCAAGATAACTTgcaagaagaaggaacaacTGATGAAAATTCACCAGAAGGGTTATCAAGTCATACTGTTGATAGTTCTTGGAAGATTCAAAAGCAAACTCCCAGAAGTCGAATTGTACGTAATCTACGGCTTG ACTGTTTATCCCCTTCGCAAACTCATGTGATTAGTCGCGACAAAATGGAACCTAATATCAGTGtaacaacagaagaaaataaagacgCAAAACTACCcacagaaaatgaaactgtGATGGCAGCTTCAGCTTTAAACAGTGAAGAGGGAGTTAAAGAAGAAGCTAAGGAGACAGAACCCACATCTGAAACTCCAACCACTCAAAAGAGAACACTAGAtggagaggaagaagacgaagactCCAAAAAGAAGCGGAGAAAAG aggaatcaaaagaaacaaaacctCGAGCTGGATCTAGTGCTCGGAGTAAGGATAGGAAGAGCCCCAATACTGTACAAACAGATGGTCCCCCAAATGACAGTGATGATGACAAAAAAGAACCTCCACAAAAAGTCCCACCACTAAAAATAGTCCTGTCTAACTCAAATGAAGTTGACACTAGCGTTAG GTCAAAAAGTGGAAATGGCAGAGGATCTTTAGCCTATGTGGTTTCCACTAgtgatgaaaaaaatgagaacagTAATGGGGGAAGTGAAAAGGGTGAAGAAAAAGTAACAGATTCCAAAGATGGAGAGAAGAGTGGTACATCTTCCAATGGTGGGAGGGTAACTAGAAGTTCCCAAAGAGCTGCTGCCACTGCAGCTCATTCTACTCCAACATCAGGGCAAAATAGTGCCAACCAATCTCCCACCTCAAGCCCAACACAGAATCCCACTAATCAGACTCCATCACCAG ACCCAGGTGAAATGGCGAGTACCGAGCAGCCACCAGCTACGAGTGTCCCCAAAACGGAAGAAGTCAAAACAGAAGAACCTGTAGTCGAAGTTCATCCTAGGAAGAGGAAACTACGTCCTCGTGAACCTGAACCACCCGCAGAACCGGTTGTTGCTGCTACCGAGAAAACAGTCCAGCAGCCCCCAGAGAATGTCACACCTCCTTTACCCCTTACCAATTGTTATGAAATGTATTTCAGTATAAGGAAGCAGATCGAGCGTCGTCACCGAAATTTGCTTCCCGTACAACCTAAACCACCACAGGGTTTCAAAGACTATTTGATGAACCGCTGCACCTACGTGATAGCAGGCAATGCGGCTTCTCGCTTGTCGGTCCCTGTCGTCTCACCACCCCCTTCGTTACCACCACCCATGCGAGATTTATTTGCAgagcaagagaaagaaagatatCGGTTAAGAATGCAG catttaattgaaaaagaaaagcttgtTCTATCGGTAGAACAAGAGATATTGCGAGTCCACGGACGAGCGGCTCGTGCGTTGGCCAACCAGTCTCTTCCTTTCTCTGTGTGCACACTTTTAAAGGATCAAGAAGTTTACTCAGCTTTGACTCCggagcaagaagaaaaagatcgcAACGCCCGATCTCGTTATAACGGACGTCTTTTCCTTTCCTGGCTACAAGATGTCGACgataaatgggagaaaatcaag GAATCTATGTTGTTACGCCACCATAACGAGGCAGAGTCGTTGCATGCTGTCCAACGTATGGACTGGGaatggaaaatcaaagaattggGATTATGTGAACCACAGAACAAACCTGTCGTTGATGAACTTCACGTTCCCATGGTGAATGTATCGGacgattttgatttcaattatAACAGTAACTAA